One genomic segment of bacterium includes these proteins:
- a CDS encoding BMP family ABC transporter substrate-binding protein, translated as MAKPLFVLLTLGVVVALFLSGCSDKTDPPTAPPVTIKAAFIYVGPASDLGWTYAHDQGRLSLEELGVETAYRELVAEGPEATQVIRDYAAEGYDIIFATSFGYMDSVIEVAAEYPDITFEHCTGYKTANNVGAYDGRGYQGWYLAGIVAGSMTENNILGYIAPYPIPEVVRNMNAFTLGVQSVNSNIEVHPVWIFTWVDPAKERQAAQDLLDLGVDVIARESDSTEPDKVAQENGIYVVGYNAYVPDAAPDALLTAPIWNWGIFYQKVVEDVKNGTWNNTPVWWGLKEGLLKMAPIADFVPKGVKRLVEKKKQDIISGKFDVFVGPINDNTGAERVAAGVTMTDEEKLSFDWLVEGVVGEIPAD; from the coding sequence ATGGCAAAACCTCTGTTCGTTCTTCTGACATTGGGTGTGGTGGTCGCTTTATTTCTAAGCGGTTGTTCGGACAAGACGGATCCGCCAACGGCCCCCCCTGTAACAATCAAGGCAGCCTTTATCTACGTGGGGCCTGCGAGCGACCTCGGATGGACCTACGCCCACGACCAGGGCCGGCTCTCTCTGGAGGAGTTAGGAGTAGAGACGGCTTACCGCGAGCTGGTGGCCGAGGGTCCTGAGGCCACACAGGTCATCCGTGACTACGCGGCGGAAGGCTACGACATTATTTTCGCTACCAGCTTCGGCTATATGGACTCGGTCATTGAGGTAGCGGCTGAGTACCCTGATATTACTTTTGAGCATTGCACCGGTTATAAAACGGCCAATAATGTGGGCGCCTACGACGGCCGGGGCTATCAGGGCTGGTATCTGGCCGGTATTGTGGCCGGCAGTATGACCGAGAACAATATCCTGGGCTATATTGCCCCCTATCCTATTCCGGAGGTCGTCCGTAACATGAACGCCTTTACCCTGGGGGTGCAGTCGGTGAATTCCAATATTGAGGTCCATCCGGTGTGGATCTTTACCTGGGTAGATCCTGCCAAGGAGCGCCAGGCAGCCCAGGATCTGCTCGACCTGGGGGTTGACGTCATCGCCCGCGAGAGCGACTCTACCGAACCGGACAAAGTGGCCCAGGAGAATGGCATTTATGTGGTCGGCTATAACGCCTATGTGCCTGATGCGGCTCCCGACGCCCTGCTGACCGCGCCTATCTGGAATTGGGGTATCTTCTACCAGAAGGTCGTTGAGGACGTGAAGAACGGTACCTGGAATAATACGCCGGTGTGGTGGGGGCTGAAGGAGGGCCTCCTGAAGATGGCCCCCATCGCTGATTTCGTGCCCAAAGGCGTTAAGAGATTGGTCGAGAAGAAGAAGCAGGACATCATCAGCGGCAAGTTCGACGTATTTGTGGGACCAATTAACGACAACACCGGCGCAGAGCGGGTGGCTGCCGGTGTGACTATGACCGACGAGGAGAAGCTGTCCTTCGATTGGCTGGTGGAGGGCGTGGTGGGGGAGATCCCCGCCGACTAA
- a CDS encoding B12-binding domain-containing radical SAM protein, with protein MPNALLVYPEFPPSYWGYNFALDFVGKKSSMPPLGLLTVAGMFPQEYQLKLVDMNVTPLSDADLAWADFVFTSTMIVQKNSLQEVISRCNRAGVPIIAGGPHPTSFYEEIEGVDHFVLNEVEDIFAEFLQDLKNGAAKHVYRSSKRPDITRTPLPRYDLIDVRNYGSMALQFSRGCPFNCEFCDITKLLGRIPRTKTNGQVLAEFNVLYEAGWRGPLFLVDDNFIGNKKKAMQLLPEVARWQKERNYPFYLYTEASVNLAEMEPLMDAMVEAGFNMAFLGIETPNPEALLKTNKSQNTKKGADNYLLNAVRKIQKKGLEVCAGFILGLDGDREDVFDAQIQFIQEAGIPLAMVGLLTALKGTDLYDRLQREGRMLEESTGNNVSIDLNFKPEMDRQTLIEGYKRVLSTLYDPGLKNYFERCLVFLKHLKPIENNVRGVGKTELMALARSIKRQLFSRQGPAYLRFLAKIIKDHPRVFPEAVRLAIMGYHFEKVTSQQIAVDNFKQYLEIEFNAFKEKVSIFAKAQSSRMAEIAACAQELFARVHTQYEHIHKDFRYSVQDALDIFQESVRSYLDQLIGPIPIEIKSFS; from the coding sequence ATGCCTAATGCCCTTTTAGTTTATCCGGAATTTCCCCCCTCCTATTGGGGGTACAATTTCGCCTTGGATTTTGTGGGGAAAAAATCGTCCATGCCACCGCTCGGTTTGTTGACGGTGGCCGGGATGTTCCCCCAAGAATATCAACTCAAACTGGTGGATATGAATGTCACCCCTTTGAGTGATGCAGACCTGGCTTGGGCGGATTTCGTTTTTACCTCTACCATGATTGTCCAAAAGAATTCACTACAAGAGGTTATTAGCCGGTGTAATAGGGCTGGTGTGCCTATTATCGCCGGCGGGCCTCATCCCACCTCATTTTACGAAGAGATTGAAGGCGTGGATCACTTTGTCTTAAACGAGGTTGAAGATATTTTCGCTGAATTTTTACAAGACCTGAAAAACGGCGCAGCTAAACATGTCTATCGCTCCTCGAAGAGGCCGGATATTACCAGGACTCCCTTGCCGCGATATGATCTCATCGATGTCCGTAATTACGGATCTATGGCCCTTCAATTTTCTCGGGGCTGTCCTTTCAATTGTGAATTTTGTGACATCACCAAGCTGCTTGGCCGAATCCCTCGCACCAAAACAAATGGACAGGTTTTAGCTGAGTTTAATGTCCTTTATGAGGCGGGTTGGCGGGGGCCGCTGTTTTTGGTTGACGATAACTTTATCGGAAATAAAAAAAAGGCCATGCAGTTATTACCTGAAGTCGCCAGGTGGCAGAAAGAGAGGAATTATCCTTTTTATCTTTACACCGAAGCAAGTGTGAACCTTGCTGAGATGGAACCATTAATGGATGCCATGGTCGAAGCGGGTTTTAACATGGCCTTCCTGGGGATAGAAACACCAAACCCGGAGGCTTTGTTAAAAACGAACAAAAGCCAGAACACGAAAAAGGGAGCAGACAACTATCTCCTTAATGCGGTTCGGAAGATTCAAAAGAAAGGGCTGGAAGTATGTGCCGGCTTTATTTTAGGGCTGGATGGCGATCGGGAAGATGTTTTTGATGCCCAGATCCAATTTATCCAGGAAGCCGGCATCCCCTTGGCCATGGTCGGCCTCTTAACCGCCTTGAAGGGGACAGATCTATATGACCGCCTCCAAAGGGAAGGTCGAATGCTGGAAGAATCTACCGGCAATAACGTCAGTATAGACTTGAACTTTAAGCCGGAGATGGATCGACAAACCCTTATTGAGGGATATAAGCGGGTTCTTTCGACACTCTACGATCCAGGCCTGAAAAACTATTTTGAGCGTTGCCTGGTATTTCTAAAGCACCTAAAACCAATAGAGAATAATGTAAGAGGTGTGGGCAAAACTGAGCTAATGGCTTTAGCCAGGTCAATTAAACGACAGCTTTTTTCCAGACAAGGCCCGGCTTACTTGCGATTTTTAGCGAAGATTATTAAAGACCATCCCAGGGTTTTCCCAGAGGCAGTTCGTCTGGCTATCATGGGCTATCATTTCGAAAAGGTCACCAGCCAACAGATCGCCGTGGATAATTTCAAGCAGTATTTAGAGATCGAATTTAACGCCTTCAAGGAAAAGGTATCTATTTTCGCCAAGGCGCAAAGCAGCCGCATGGCGGAAATTGCTGCTTGTGCTCAGGAACTCTTTGCTCGTGTCCACACGCAATATGAGCATATCCACAAGGATTTCAGATATAGTGTGCAAGACGCTCTCGATATTTTTCAGGAATCCGTAAGATCTTATCTCGATCAACTTATTGGTCCGATCCCAATCGAAATCAAGAGCTTTAGTTAG